A single genomic interval of Helianthus annuus cultivar XRQ/B chromosome 13, HanXRQr2.0-SUNRISE, whole genome shotgun sequence harbors:
- the LOC110902222 gene encoding polyvinylalcohol dehydrogenase-like: protein MAPNCLYFVIFIWLFLFIQTSAKSTDWTNHGGDLQNRRYAYGETKISPKTVANLRLKWKFVAGKDITATPTIYNNTIYFPSWNGTIYALNASDGSVIWQHNLGQLTGLNSTGFTSGVNWTVSRSTPTIADDLLIFGICGPAYVLGLNRSNGELIWSTQLDTHYSAIITMSGTYYKSAFYVGTSSLEESSSIEACCTFRGSLSKLNVTNGRILWQTYMLPDNNGSNNEYAGAAIWGSSPSIDIHRNAVYIATGNLYSAPLNVTQCQEAQNNQTTPTEEDKCVEPDNHSNSILALDLDSGHINWYRQLGGYDVWFFACRNVSTPGCPPGPNPDADFGEAPMILTVNYHGKKRDLVATVQKSGIAWALDRDNGSIVWSMEAGPGGPGGGGTWGSATDGKAIYTNIANSLRGNFTLKPSNITTTSGGWVSMNASNGDILWSTRNPSNATASGPVSVANDVVFAGSTNGTGPIYAMSAATGEILWSYDTGASVYGGVSISDGCVYVGNGYKVSLGFFDPTYTAGDTLFAFCILS from the exons ATGGCACCCAATTGCCTCTACTTTGTCATCTTCATTTGGTTGTTCCTTTTTATTCAAACCTCAGCTAAG TCAACTGATTGGACAAATCATGGTGGAGATTTACAAAACCGTAGATACGCGTATGGCGAAACAAAAATCAGTCCTAAAACTGTTGCTAACCTTAGGCTGAAATGGAAGTTTGTAGCCGGAAAAGATATAACCGCGACTCCAACAATATACAACAACACCATCTATTTCCCAAGTTGGAATGGAACCATATACGCGCTTAATGCATCCGACGGGTCAGTCATTTGGCAACACAATCTTGGACAACTAACCGGGCTTAATTCAACAGGATTCACATCAGGAGTTAACTGGACTGTTTCAAGATCCACCCCTACTATTGCTGATGATCTTTTGATCTTTGGGATTTGCGGGCCCGCTTATGTTCTGGGGCTTAACCGTAGCAACGGTGAGCTCATTTGGTCTACCCAACTCGATACGCATTACTCGGCTATTATCACCATGTCGGGAACTTATTAtaaaag TGCATTCTATGTAGGAACATCTTCACTAGAAGAAAGCTCAAGCATTGAAGCATGTTGTACATTTAGAGGGAGTCTTTCCAAGTTAAATGTTACCAATGGTCGAATCTTGTGGCAAACCTACATGTTGCCGGATAACAACGGTAGCAACAATGAATACGCTGGTGCCGCCATATGGGGCAGCAGTCCGTCAATTGACATTCACCGGAATGCAGTCTACATTGCCACTGGAAACTTGTATTCCGCTCCGTTAAATGTCACACAATGCCAAGAAGCCCAAAACAATCAAACGACACCAACCGAAGAAGATAAGTGCGTAGAGCCCGATAACCATTCGAATTCTATCCTCGCACTCGATTTGGATTCGGGACACATCAACTGGTATAGACAATTAGGCGGTTATGACGTCTGGTTTTTTGCTTGTAGGAATGTTTCTACGCCCGGATGTCCACCTGGCCCTAATCCAGACGCAGATTTTGGGGAAGCACCTATGATTTTAACCGTTAATTACCACGGAAAAAAGCGTGACCTTGTGGCCACGGTACAAAAGAGTGGTATTGCGTGGGCTTTGGATCGCGACAACGGTAGCATTGTTTGGTCTATG GAAGCTGGACCTGGAGGTCCAGGCGGAGGAGGTACATGGGGTTCGGCGACAGATGGAAAGGCGATTTACACAAACATTGCCAACAGTTTGCGAGGTAACTTCACATTGAAGCCGTCAAATATCACGACGACTAGTGGTGGATGGGTGTCGATGAATGCCTCGAATGGGGATATCTTGTGGTCTACGAGAAATCCTAGTAACGCGACTGCAAGTGGCCCTGTGAGTGTAGCGAATGATGTTGTGTTTGCTGGCTCAACCAATGGGACCGGACCTATTTACGCTATGAGTGCTGCAACCGGAGAAATTTTATGGTCGTATGACACTGGAGCCAGTGTGTATGGTGGCGTGTCTATAAGCGATGGTTGTGTGTATGTTGGCAACGGTTACAAGGTTAGTCTTGGATTTTTTGATCCGACTTACACCGCCGGAGATACGCTATTCGCTTTTTGCATCCTCTCGTAA